The Methanobrevibacter sp. TLL-48-HuF1 genomic sequence TTTTAGTGATGTTTTCACTGTTTGAACCTTAAAAAGTAATACTTTTTTAGTTAAAATAGCTTTTTTTAAATATTTATTAAAATTTTGATAAAAATAAGTATTTTTTAAAAATAAGTTCATTCCTTTAGGAATTACCAATTTGAGTGATTAATAGAGTGATTTTTTCCCTAAAGGCATTTAAAATGAACTTTTTTTTATTTGCATTAGCATATTGTATATTTCATTTTATGTTATAAATAGCTATCGAAGTAATACTTTTTTCAGTATTTTGACTTATTTTTTTAATTTTCTCTTTGTCCTTTTTTTAAGCTTTTACAAGTGTAGTCGGGATATTTTTTATTAAAAATTTTTCTCTACTACAAATGCAATATGGTCTTTTTCGTAGGGTTCCAGTTTTACTTTTTCAATAATTTTAAAACCATTTTCTCTTAATTTCTTCTCTTCTTCTTTAAAAATCTTTTTAGGCTTTTGTACAACATCAATACTTCTAGCTTTAATCATTAATATTCCTATGGCATTATCTTTCCCTATTAAGTTCATATTTTTCATAAACAATTGACTTTGTGTTGGTTGAGCTACATCGCAGTATACAATGTCTGCTTTTTCAGTTATATTCAAATAATTTTTAGGTTTGGTAGCATCTCCTAAAATCGGAGCAATATTAGTCCTTTGTCTGGCTAGTCTGACTAATTTTTTAGCTGTTGTTGGTGAAAATTCAACTGCATATATTTTTCCGTCAGTTACTATGTCTGAAATGTGTGAAACTGTTGTTCCAGTTGATGCACCTAAGTATAGGACTTTTGCATTTTCAGGAATCTCTAGTTTTTCTAATCCATTTAATAGAGCTGCAGCTAATTTTGACCTTCTGGGATTCCATATTCTGTATTCTTCATTTTCCTGAATTAATTCTTCCCCATAAACTGAAATTCCAGGTGTTAAATTTTTGGTAGCTATTTGTCCGTCCTTTAAATAAACTTTCATAGCTTATTTCCTCCTTTTATTTTTTCTTCTTTTTTTAGATTTCTGGTGTTTATTTTTAGATTTTGAGCGCTCTTCTTTTCGTTTTTTAGTAGTCTTTGTTGGAAATGGATTTTCTTTTTCTATCTGTTCTGCTTTTCTGATAAATTCTTCGTAAATATTCGGATCAAAATCTTTAGTGAAAATATCTTTTCTGCATGCCAGTGATATTTTAGATGCAAGCATTCTAGCTATTTTTCCACGATTCCACCAGTTAGCTCCTCTAATTTGTGGATGCTGGTAAATTAAACCGTATTTTGGAGGTCTGTCACCACTTTTCAAATGTCTGAACAATGCTTTTTCAGCACCCATTATCTGAACAGTACTTGAAGGATAAGTAGCTAATCTTTTAAGTCCTCCTGCATGGGATATTAATTTAGCACCAAGTGAAGCTCCAACTAACAGTTTCAAATTCGGTGCTAAGGATTCCATTTTATCTTCAATGTAATTTTCAATAGCTTTCCTGCTTTTTTGCAATTCATAAATGGAATTTGCATAATTATTCATTATGTCTAAATCCTTCTGATTAATTTCCTCATCATAATCAGGGTCTATTAAAAATACATCGGGTTTGGCTTGGATGATTTTTTCTTTAGTTTTGTTTTCAGCTATTAAACGGACATATGTTTCATTATTTTTAATTACATCCATTTCAGGGAAATACAAAGCATACCATTCTCTAATGCGTTCAATTAATTTGCTGATAGATTCATCAATTTCGTCAATGGAGTTTATAGCTTGAATAAGATGTTTATCTTCTGATTTTGATGCTTCTTTCATTTTAGCAATAGCTAACTGCTGATAAACTTCCAGGCAGTTTTCATCAACAAATTTTTCTAAATTGCTTCTTAAATAATCTCCACCTGCATTAGGTGTTTTAATTTCTAATTTATCAAATGAATTTAAGCTGGAATAATCAGAGATTCTTTTATTTGATTCAATAATGATTTTATCATAGTCTTTTGAAACTTCTTCAATAATCTCTTTTTCCTGTGAATCTATTTTTTTATTTTCAATTTCCATCAGTGCAGTTACAATACTTTCTTTTGGAAATAATTTTTTTGCTATTAATTCAAAATCCTCATTAAAAGCTAAAAATCCCTTAATGCAATAGGTTATATAACATTCCATATTTTTCCACTCAAAATGACTTTGTTAATTTAATACTAAATTTATTGTAACTGATATATTAATATAGAGAATTGCAAATATTTAATTGATTTAAAAGATATAGTTTAATTGAATATTTTGTGGAATTGGAAATCATGACTAAAGCGAATTATAATAAAAAGAAATTTCAGGACCTTAAAGAAACAATTGAGCTAAGAAATGCAGAAATTGATGAGCTTAATATGCAGTTAGCTACTAAGGATAAGGAAATTAACAAGTTTAAAAATTACATCACTAAACAAAAATATGAACTTAAAACACTGGAACTTAAAGTGGATAGTGAGATTAACAATGAAAAAGCTAAAATTAAAGAGTTGGATAATCTTCAACAGAAACTTAAAGAAAAACAAGATATAATTGATGATAAACAGGATCAGATAAAATATTTAAGAACTTTAATTGATGACTATAAATTGCAGATGCATAATAATACTGAAAATCTTGAAATTCAGTTAAGAAAAATTTCAAAAACTTATGATGGACTTTTAGCACAAAAAGATTTAATAATTGAAAAACAGGATGAAAACATCAAATCTTTATTAAAAGATAAAGAAGAAATTATTAAATCTAATAAAACCAATGTAATAAGTTTAAAATTACAAAATGACAAATATCGTGAATTAATTAAGAAATATGAAGAAAAACTTGATTAAGAATGTATAAATGTTTTATAATACATAATTAATTTTATATAAAAAATTTTGGTGTAATCATGTTGAGGACAAACGTTTGCGGAGTTGAATTTAGAAATCCTTTAATGTTAGCTGCAGGAGTTATGGGGAGTAATGCTTCTTCTATGAATTGGATTTTAAAATCTGGTGCAGCAGGTGTTGTTTCTAAATCTTTTTCTTTAGAACCTAATCCAGGTTATGTAAATCCTACAACTGTAGGTGTTGAATGTGGTATTATTAATGCTATTGGCCTTTCAAATCCTGGTGTAGAAAACTTTAAGGAAGAACTTAAAAGAATTGATAGAAAAGGAAATGTTTCAATAGCTTCAATTTATGGAGCAACTCCTGAGGAATTTAGTAAGTTAGTTTTGGAAATTGGAGATTATGTTGATATGATTGAATTAAATATTTCATGTCCTCATGCTATGGAAGGTTATGGTGCATCTATTGGTCAGGATGCTAATTTAACTCATAAAATTGTTAGTGCTGCTAAGGATAGTGCAAATAAACCAATAATAGCTAAATTAACTCCGAATGTTACTGACATTGTTGAAATAGCTATGGCGGCTCAGGATGCAGGTGCAGACGCCTTGACTTTAATCAATTCATTAGGTCCTGGAATGAAAATCAATATTGATGTTGCAAAACCTGTTTTGTCAAATAAGTTCGGTGGAATGAGTGGTAAGGCTATAAAACCAATAGCTCTTCGTAATGTCTATACAGTTTATGATAATGTGGACATTCCAATTATTGGTGTTGGAGGAATTTCAAACTTTGAAGATGTTGTTGAATTTTTATTTGCTGGAGCCAGGGCAGTTCAGATTGGTACTGTTATTATGGTTGAAGGTGTAGAAGTATTTAGCAAAATTAACAAAGGTTTAGAAGAATTTATGAATAAAAAAGGTTACGGATCTATTGATGAAATGATTGGCCTTGCACATGAGGAGTTGTAATTTATGAATGATGTTCCACAAATTGTTGAAATTAATGAAATAATTGAAGAGACTCCGACTATTAAAACTTTTATCTTTGATTGGGATATGGATAAGTTTGGTGTTCCTTCTCCGGGGGAATTTGTAATGGTTTGGAACTTCCATAATGAAAAACCAATGTCTATTTCTTTAATTGACAAAGAAAATTCAAGATTAGCTATCAGTGTTAAAAATGTTGGTGAATTTTCATCACAGCTTCATGATTTGAAAGTTGGAGATAAAATAGGTATTCGAGGCAGCTATGGAAACGGATTTTCAAATGGTTTAACTAATAAAAAAATTTTAGCTATTGGTGGTGGGGTTGGAATGGCTCCGATTAATGCAATAGCTAGTGATTTACTTAAGAAAGGCAATTCTGTCGATGTCGTTCCGGCAGCTGTTACAAAAGATGAATTATTGTTTATGGATTCATTAGAAAAATCCGGTGCTGATATTTATCCATGTACTGATGATGGAAGTTTTGGCTTTGAAGGATTTGCAACAGATTGTACTGTAAGTTTACTTGAAGATAAGTCTTATGATTTTGCATTTGTTTGCGGTCCTGAGATAATGATGAAAGGGATCTATGAAATACTTGAAGATGCTGAAATAACTGCAGAATATTCTCTAGAGAGATACATGAAATGTGCCTTAGGTATATGTGGTCAGTGTTGTGTTGATAATACTGGGTGGAGAATTTGTGTAGAGGGTCCGGTTTTTAAAAATGAGAAAATAGAAGAAATTTCAGAGTTTGGAAAATACAGAAGAAATGCTGCAGGAATAAAACAGTAATTAAATGTGATTCTAATGGAAAAAGACTTAAAAGAATATATAACTCCTCCAGTACTGTTAGTATTGTTCCTGCTTGGAATATCAGTAATGATTGTATCTCCAGTTTTGAATATGGTTATACTGGGGGCTATATTAGCTTATGCTATTCGCCCATTAGCTAGAAAAATAACTTCTAAAATAAAAATCAAATCAATTTCTATTTTTCTGGCTGTAATTTTAGTTATGATTCCATTGGTTATTTTAATTGCATATGTCATTTCAGTAATATCTGGTGTTTTATCTGAGGTATTGATAGTTAATCCAACTGGATTTAACTTAAATTTGGATACTATAATTAATCAGATGATTAATAACTTACCTGCTGATGTAAGTTCAAGTATTGATGCTGCAACAATTAAATCATCTTTATCTACTTTCATAACTGATATAGGAAATGTTATATTGGATTATATTGTAAGTTTAGCTAGTAAACTTCTTTCAATTTCTGTAGATCTATTTATATTATTTGCATCAATATATTACTTTATTCGAGATGGGGACAAATGTTATAATTTTGTTGAATCATTTATACCTCGGGAAAGTAAGGATTTCTTTACAAGAACCGTAAATTCTGTTAAAGATGTTTTAAAAAGTATATTTTATGGACATTTTTTAACTTCTTTAATTATTGGTATTATTGCAGCTATAGGGTATTCATTGCTTGGATATTCTCAGGGTGTATTTTTAGGTGTGATTACAGGTATTTTCCAGTTAATTCCAGTATTCGGGCCTTGGCCGATTTATTGGACATTAGCTATTGTAGATTTACTTTCTGGAAATTATGTAAGGGTTGTAATAGTACTTTTATTTGGATTTTTCCTTAGTTTAAGTGATATGTATATTCGACCGGCTTTGTCCAGCCATTATGCAGATATTCATCCTTTAATTTTACTTATAGGGTTTTTAGCAGGTCCATTAGTTTACGGAATTGTTGGATTTATTTTAGGCCCGTTAATATTAGGTATAACTTATGCTGTTTTGGATAACTTCAGAATAGAACTTAATAAAAGCAAAGGGGAATAAACAATGGAAAAAAATGTTGTTATTTTAGATATTGACTATGTTACTTATGAAAATAAGCCTGTAATTCGTTTATTTTCAAAAGATAAAGATAAAAATATAGTTTTATTGGATGATAGCTTTGAGCCTTATTTGTATGTCGCTCCTAAAGATAATGTTAAAAAGTGTCAGGAACAGATTCTGGATACTTTAGATGGTATACATATTGAAGAGGTTATTAAAAAGGATTTTCAGGTGGAAAAAACATTTTTAAAAGTGACTTTTTTAAATCCTCAGGAATTAGCTAAAAACAGGGATGCTTTACGTGATTTGGATCAGGTGGACCATATAAGAGAACATGATATTCCTTTTTATAGAAGATATTTAATTGACCGTGATGTTATTCCAATGACTGAAGTTAAAGCCTGCGGGGAAAAAATCGATTCTTTTTTAAATTTGGATTCTAAAAAACACGATTTGGAAATTATTAAACTTACCAAACCTCTTGAAAGAGTGGGGGATGATTTACAGGATTTCAGAATCTTAAGTTTTGATTTGGAAGTTAGGAATCCTCATGGAATGCCGAATTCTGAAGTTGATGAAATAATTATGATTGGAGTTGCCAGTAATTTTGGAATAAATCAGGTTATTTCAACTAAAACAAATTCCGAAGACAGAGATGACTTTGTTAATCAGGTAGCATCTGAAAAAGAAATGATTGAAACATTTATTGACATAGTTAAAAAAAGCAATGTTGATATTATTGTAGGATATAATTCTGATAATTTTGACTTTCCATATCTTAAGGATAGAGCTAAAAGTCATGGTATTGACCTGGATTTGGGAATGGATGATTCTAATATTAAATTTATTAGAAGGGGTTTTGCAAATGCAGCATCTTTTAAAGGTTTAATCCATGTTGATTTGTATCTTGTTATGAGAAGATACATGACTCTGGAAAGATATACTTTAGAAAGAGTTTATTATGAATTATTCGGGGAAGAAAAGGTCGATGTTCCTGGAGAGCATATTTGGGAGTATTGGGATAGTGATTCAACACAATTGGACGATTTATTTGATTATTCTTTAGATGATGTTGTCTCCACTTTAAAAATTGCTCAGCAGACACTTCCGCTTAATCTGGAACTTACCCGTATTGTAGGTCAGCCTCTTTTTGACTTAAGTCGTATGGCTACTGGTCAGCAAGCTGAATGGTTTTTAGTTAAGGAAGCATATTTTGACAATGAGGTTGTACCAAACAAGCCTGGAGGGTCAAACTTTGCAATTAGGGCAGCTGAAGAAGATAATGAAGGGGGATATGTTAAAGAACCTGAAATTGGATTACATGAAAATTTAGTGCAGTTCGATTTTAGAAGTCTGTATCCAAGTATAATTATTTCAAAAAACATTTCTCCAGACATGCTGGTTGTTGGAGATGTTGAAAATAGGGAAGATTACAATATTTCTCCTGAACATGATTTAAAATTTAAAAAGAATCCGAAAGGTTTTATTCCATCAGTTATATCTAAAATTCTCAATGAAAGATTTAAAATTAAAAAAGCTATGAAAGCATCTGTTGATCCTACTGAAAAAAAGACGTTGGATGTGCAGCAACATGCTATAAAAAGATTAGCTAATACTATGTATGGTATTTATGGTTTTCCCCGCTTCAGATGGTATTCTTATGAATGTGCAAAAGCTATTACTTCATGGGGCAGGCAATATATTAAAAGAGCAATGAAAAAAGCAGAAGATTATGGTTTTTATGCAATATATGCAGATACTGATGGTTTTTATGCTAAATATAAAAAATAGTGAAGAATAAATTTATTCTTCTAAGTAGGAATCAAAGTCGATATCTAAATCGTCACAGATTTCTTTTAATTGTTCATATAATTTTTCATCTATTTCCATTCCATTAGCTTCAGCATTAGCTATTTTTTTAACTTCTAAATCTCCTGGAATTGAAACATTTTCTCCTGCAGCTCTTGCCTGATTACAGAAATCTGTAGTTTTTGCTTTGAAATCTTCCATTGAACCGAATTTA encodes the following:
- a CDS encoding fibrillarin-like rRNA/tRNA 2'-O-methyltransferase, whose amino-acid sequence is MKVYLKDGQIATKNLTPGISVYGEELIQENEEYRIWNPRRSKLAAALLNGLEKLEIPENAKVLYLGASTGTTVSHISDIVTDGKIYAVEFSPTTAKKLVRLARQRTNIAPILGDATKPKNYLNITEKADIVYCDVAQPTQSQLFMKNMNLIGKDNAIGILMIKARSIDVVQKPKKIFKEEEKKLRENGFKIIEKVKLEPYEKDHIAFVVEKNF
- a CDS encoding NOP5/NOP56 family protein; protein product: MECYITYCIKGFLAFNEDFELIAKKLFPKESIVTALMEIENKKIDSQEKEIIEEVSKDYDKIIIESNKRISDYSSLNSFDKLEIKTPNAGGDYLRSNLEKFVDENCLEVYQQLAIAKMKEASKSEDKHLIQAINSIDEIDESISKLIERIREWYALYFPEMDVIKNNETYVRLIAENKTKEKIIQAKPDVFLIDPDYDEEINQKDLDIMNNYANSIYELQKSRKAIENYIEDKMESLAPNLKLLVGASLGAKLISHAGGLKRLATYPSSTVQIMGAEKALFRHLKSGDRPPKYGLIYQHPQIRGANWWNRGKIARMLASKISLACRKDIFTKDFDPNIYEEFIRKAEQIEKENPFPTKTTKKRKEERSKSKNKHQKSKKRRKNKRRK
- a CDS encoding dihydroorotate dehydrogenase yields the protein MLRTNVCGVEFRNPLMLAAGVMGSNASSMNWILKSGAAGVVSKSFSLEPNPGYVNPTTVGVECGIINAIGLSNPGVENFKEELKRIDRKGNVSIASIYGATPEEFSKLVLEIGDYVDMIELNISCPHAMEGYGASIGQDANLTHKIVSAAKDSANKPIIAKLTPNVTDIVEIAMAAQDAGADALTLINSLGPGMKINIDVAKPVLSNKFGGMSGKAIKPIALRNVYTVYDNVDIPIIGVGGISNFEDVVEFLFAGARAVQIGTVIMVEGVEVFSKINKGLEEFMNKKGYGSIDEMIGLAHEEL
- a CDS encoding dihydroorotate dehydrogenase electron transfer subunit, with product MNDVPQIVEINEIIEETPTIKTFIFDWDMDKFGVPSPGEFVMVWNFHNEKPMSISLIDKENSRLAISVKNVGEFSSQLHDLKVGDKIGIRGSYGNGFSNGLTNKKILAIGGGVGMAPINAIASDLLKKGNSVDVVPAAVTKDELLFMDSLEKSGADIYPCTDDGSFGFEGFATDCTVSLLEDKSYDFAFVCGPEIMMKGIYEILEDAEITAEYSLERYMKCALGICGQCCVDNTGWRICVEGPVFKNEKIEEISEFGKYRRNAAGIKQ
- a CDS encoding AI-2E family transporter, whose translation is MEKDLKEYITPPVLLVLFLLGISVMIVSPVLNMVILGAILAYAIRPLARKITSKIKIKSISIFLAVILVMIPLVILIAYVISVISGVLSEVLIVNPTGFNLNLDTIINQMINNLPADVSSSIDAATIKSSLSTFITDIGNVILDYIVSLASKLLSISVDLFILFASIYYFIRDGDKCYNFVESFIPRESKDFFTRTVNSVKDVLKSIFYGHFLTSLIIGIIAAIGYSLLGYSQGVFLGVITGIFQLIPVFGPWPIYWTLAIVDLLSGNYVRVVIVLLFGFFLSLSDMYIRPALSSHYADIHPLILLIGFLAGPLVYGIVGFILGPLILGITYAVLDNFRIELNKSKGE
- a CDS encoding DNA-directed DNA polymerase: MEKNVVILDIDYVTYENKPVIRLFSKDKDKNIVLLDDSFEPYLYVAPKDNVKKCQEQILDTLDGIHIEEVIKKDFQVEKTFLKVTFLNPQELAKNRDALRDLDQVDHIREHDIPFYRRYLIDRDVIPMTEVKACGEKIDSFLNLDSKKHDLEIIKLTKPLERVGDDLQDFRILSFDLEVRNPHGMPNSEVDEIIMIGVASNFGINQVISTKTNSEDRDDFVNQVASEKEMIETFIDIVKKSNVDIIVGYNSDNFDFPYLKDRAKSHGIDLDLGMDDSNIKFIRRGFANAASFKGLIHVDLYLVMRRYMTLERYTLERVYYELFGEEKVDVPGEHIWEYWDSDSTQLDDLFDYSLDDVVSTLKIAQQTLPLNLELTRIVGQPLFDLSRMATGQQAEWFLVKEAYFDNEVVPNKPGGSNFAIRAAEEDNEGGYVKEPEIGLHENLVQFDFRSLYPSIIISKNISPDMLVVGDVENREDYNISPEHDLKFKKNPKGFIPSVISKILNERFKIKKAMKASVDPTEKKTLDVQQHAIKRLANTMYGIYGFPRFRWYSYECAKAITSWGRQYIKRAMKKAEDYGFYAIYADTDGFYAKYKK